From the genome of Spinacia oleracea cultivar Varoflay chromosome 2, BTI_SOV_V1, whole genome shotgun sequence, one region includes:
- the LOC110798776 gene encoding protein indeterminate-domain 16, producing the protein MLGGSSSSSAPSSEHVNMGSPADNSNSSKRKRRPAGTPDPDAEVVSLSPKTLLESDRYVCEICNQGFQRDQNLQMHRRRHKVPWKLLKRENPVVKKRVFVCPEPTCLHHDPCHALGDLVGIKKHFRRKHSNHKQWVCDKCSKAYAVQSDYKAHLKTCGTRGHSCDCGRVFSRVESFIEHQDACHMGRLRSTDHHQLGNSNQTHQQQQQQQQQQQQQRQQHQTVCLSRAASSSSPSNDTTNNVSVAGPWCTTISKPSLTENLHNLELQLSVSPKGTDHENNENHSTQLQLSIGSTSDVGEKNTTQETNSNSNANNKAASASSPLNNQTTLTLKEQASEQLRLAVAEKAYADDARREAKRQIELAEREFANAKRIRQQAQAELDKAQTLKEHAMKQISSTLMQITCHACKQQFHSSATTTTTTTTTTMSYAPHLEDQNSSLAESQVEDDNLNS; encoded by the exons ATGTTAGGCGGTTCTTCTTCCTCATCGGCTCCGTCGTCGGAGCACGTAAATATGGGTAGTCCAGCCGACAACTCTAATAGCAGCAAGCGCAAACGCCGCCCCGCCGGTACTCCAG ATCCGGATGCGGAAGTGGTGTCGCTATCGCCGAAGACACTTCTAGAATCGGACCGATACGTATGCGAGATCTGCAATCAAGGGTTTCAAAGAGACCAGAATTTACAGATGCATAGAAGGCGGCATAAGGTACCTTGGAAGCTGCTAAAGAGAGAAAATCCGGTGGTTAAAAAACGAGTATTCGTTTGCCCAGAACCTACTTGCCTCCACCATGACCCTTGCCATGCACTCGGTGACCTTGTTGGTATCAAGAAACATTTCCGCCGTAAACACAGCAATCACAAACAATGGGTTTGTGATAAGTGTTCTAAAGCCTATGCTGTTCAATCTGATTATAAGGCTCATCTTAAAACTTGCGGCACTCGCGGCCACTCTTGTGATTGCGGCCGCGTCTTCTCCAG AGTGGAAAGCTTCATCGAACACCAAGACGCTTGTCACATGGGACGTCTCCGCTCTACCGATCATCATCAACTAGGCAACAGTAATCAAACACatcagcaacagcaacagcaacagcaacagcaacagcaacaacgACAGCAGCACCAGACTGTGTGCTTGTCGCGCGCTGCTTCCAGTTCAAGCCCATCGAATGATACTACTAACAATGTGAGTGTAGCTGGTCCGTGGTGTACCACAATATCAAAGCCGTCGCTAACAGAGAATCTTCATAACTTGGAACTCCAACTCTCGGTGTCTCCCAAGGGTACAGATCATGAAAATAACGAGAATCACTCAACTCAGCTACAACTCTCTATCGGGTCGACTTCAGACGTGGGTGAAAAGAACACTACACAAGAaacaaactcaaactcaaacgCAAACAACAAAGCAGCTTCAGCTTCGAGCCCTTTGAATAATCAGACGACGTTAACACTCAAGGAACAAGCGAGCGAGCAACTGAGGCTGGCGGTAGCAGAAAAAGCATACGCAGATGATGCAAGAAGAGAAGCGAAACGACAGATTGAATTAGCAGAAAGAGAGTTTGCAAATGCTAAGCGTATAAGACAACAAGCGCAAGCGGAGTTAGACAAGGCACAAACACTCAAGGAACATGCCATGAAACAAATCAGCTCCACTCTCATGCAAATTACATGCCATGCTTGTAAACAACAGTTCCACTCCTCCGCCACCACAACGACAACGACAACGACAACGACAATGTCATACGCTCCCCATCTTGAAGACCAGAACAGCTCCCTTGCCGAAAGCCAGGTTGAGGATGACAATCTCAACTCATAA
- the LOC130466933 gene encoding ubiquitin-like-specific protease 1 → MKTMMLGLKEGEHVKVHCTKRTFNMEKDFEISVTVEDTDQLLSGAWLNISIIQVFATALSELCFHDDCHPNSIGFMCPEMISATMLKSDADRILLYITRSMSALSSKTFILCPYYEKSHWMLLVLCLSKREVYIFDSQQKKRNLMIKEPLNNAFRSYKRLGGQSKGTKLTWIPAQCAQQPGSLDCGYYVMRFMYDIIMNHANSQDLTKDFSRTLPYSAEEINEVKDFWADYFMNNVEFLA, encoded by the exons atgaaaactatgatgttgggattaaaagaaggggagcacgttaaggtacattgcactaaaaggacattcaatatggaaaaggactttgaaattagtgtcaccgttgaagacaccgatcaacttctctcgggagcatggctcaatatatcaataatacaagtttttgctac ggctttgagtgagttgtgttttcacgatgattgtcaccccaatagtattggattcatgtgcccggagatgatctcggccaccatgttaaagtccgatgcagatcgaattctattgtacatcacgaggtccatgagtgcacttagttctaagacattcatcttatgtccatactacgaaaa gagtcactggatgcttttagttctttgcttgtctaaacgtgaggtctacatatttgattctcaacagaagaagagaaatttgatgattaaggagccactaaacaa tgcttttcggagttacaagagactaggtggacaatctaagggaactaaattaacatggattccagcacag tgtgctcaacaaccgggatcactagattgtggctactacgtcatgcgttttatgtacgacataataatgaatcatgctaatagtcaagatcttactaag gatttttcaagaacattgccttattcagcggaggagattaatgaggtgaaagatttttgggcagattacttcatgaacaatgtcgaatttttagcttaa